In Macaca fascicularis isolate 582-1 chromosome 15, T2T-MFA8v1.1, one genomic interval encodes:
- the CRB2 gene encoding protein crumbs homolog 2 isoform X1 — protein sequence MALARPGTRDPQPLAYVLLLLLLLWAPALSLLAGTVPSEPPSACASDPCAPGTECQATKSGGYTCGPTEPRGCATQPCHHGALCVPQGLDPDGFRCYCVPGFQGPRCELDIDECASRPCHHGATCRNLADRYECHCPLGYAGVTCETEVDECASAPCVHGGSCLDGVGSFRCVCAPGYGGTRCQLDLDECQSQPCAHGGTCHDLVNGFRCDCAGTGYEGTRCEQEVLECASAPCAHNASCLEGLGSFRCLCWPGYSGELCEVDEDECASSPCQHGGRCLQRSDPALYGGVQATLPGTFSFRHAAGFVCHCPPGFEGADCGVEVDECASRPCLNGGRCQDLPNGFQCHCPDGYAGRAGHGGGQCLAFLSRLRRRQLGRAGSSVPPHFPSLSARPPLSTCLEGMAMEPGALWTFLGHLWLLTGPTCEEDVDECLSDPCLHGGNCSDTVAGYICRCPETWGGRDCSVQLTGCQGHTCPLAATCIPIFESGVHSYVCHCPPGTHGPFCGQNTTFSVMAGRPIQASVPAGGPLGLALRFRTTLPAGTLATRNDTRESLELALVAATLQATLWSHGTTVLVLRLPDLGLNDGHWHQVEVVLHLATLELRLWHEGCPARLCVASGPVALAPTASATPLPTGISSAQLGDATFAGCLQDVRVDGHLLLPEDLGENVLLGCERREQCQPLPCVHGGSCVDLWTHFRCNCPRPHRGPTCADEIPAATFGLGGAPSSVSFLLQELPGPNLTLSFLLRTRESAGLLLQFANDSAAGLTVFLSEGRIRAEAPGGPAVVLPGRWDDGLRHLVTLSFGPEQLQDLGQHMHVGGRLLAADSQPWGGPFRGCLQDLRLDGRHLPFFPLPLDNSSQPSELGGRQSWNLTAGCVSEDMCSPDPCFNGGTCLVTWNDFHCTCPANFTGPTCAQQLWCPGQPCLPPATCEEVPDGFVCVAEATFREGPPVAFSGHNASSGRSLGSLSLAFRTRDSEAWLLRVTAGALAGVWLAVRNGSLAGGVRGGHGLSGALLPIPGPRVADGAWHRVRLAMERPAAAPSRWLLWLDGAATPVALRGLAGDLGFLQGPGAAHILLAENFTGCLGRVALGGLPLPLARPRPGVAPGAQEHFAAWPGTPAPILGCRGAPVCAPSPCLHGGDCRDLFDAFACACGPGWEGPRCEAHVNPCDSAPCARGRCHTHPDGRFECHCPPGFGGPRCRLPVPSKECILNVTCLDGSPCEGGSPAANCSCLEGLAGQRCQVPALPCETNPCLNGGTCRAAGGVSECICNARFSGQFCEVVKGVPLPLPFPLLEVAVPAACACLLLLLLGLLSGILAARKRRQSEGTYSPSQQEVAGARLEMDSVLKVPPEERLI from the exons GGACGGTGCCTTCAGAGCCCCCCAGTGCCTGTGCCTCAGACCCGTGTGCTCCAGGGACCGAGTGCCAGGCTACCAAGAGTGGTGGCTATACCTGCGGGCCCACAGAGCCCCGGGGCTGTGCCACCCAGCCATGCCACCACGGCGCTCTGTGTGTGCCCCAGGGTCTGGATCCCGACGGCTTCCGCTGCTACTGCGTGCCGGGTTTCCAGGGCCCTCGCTGTGAGCTGGACATCGATGAGTGTGCATCCCGGCCGTGCCACCATGGGGCCACCTGCCGCAACCTGGCCGATCGCTACGAGTGCCATTGCCCCCTTGGCTATGCAG GTGTGACCTGCGAGACGGAGGTAGACGAGTGCGCCTCGGCGCCCTGTGTGCACGGGGGCTCGTGCCTGGACGGCGTGGGCTCCTTCCGCTGTGTGTGCGCGCCGGGCTACGGGGGCACCCGTTGCCAGCTGGACCTTGACGAGTGCCAGAGCCAGCCATGTGCGCACGGGGGCACGTGCCACGACCTGGTCAATGG GTTCCGGTGCGACTGCGCGGGCACCGGCTACGAGGGCACGCGCTGCGAGCAGGAGGTGCTGGAGTGCGCATCGGCGCCCTGTGCGCACAACGCGTCCTGCCTCGAGGGTCTCGGGAGCTTCCGCTGCCTCTGTTGGCCAG GCTACAGCGGCGAGCTGTGTGAGGTGGACGAGGACGAGTGTGCATCGAGCCCCTGCCAGCACGGGGGCCGATGCCTGCAGCGCTCTGACCCGGCCCTCTACGGGGGCGTCCAGGCCACCTTACCTGGTACCTTCAGCTTCCGCCACGCTGCGGGCTTCGtgtgccactgccctcctggcttTGAGG GAGCCGACTGCGGTGTGGAGGTGGACGAGTGTGCCTCACGGCCATGCCTCAACGGAGGCCGCTGCCAGGACCTGCCCAATGGCTTCCAGTGTCACTGCCCAGATGGCTACGCAG GCCGTGCTGGGCATGGGGGAGGCCAGTGCCTGGCATTCCTGAGCAGGCTCCGAAGGAGGCAGCTGGGCCGGGCAGGGAGCTCtgtccctccccacttccccagccTCAGTGCCCGCCCACCACTCTCAACCTGTCTGGAGGGCATGGCAATGGAGCCGGGGGCTCTGTGGACCTTCCTGGGCCACCTGTGGCTCCTGACAG GGCCGACATGTGAGGAAGATGTGGATGAATGCCTGTCAGATCCCTGCCTGCATGGCGGAAACTGCAGTGACACTGTGGCAGGCTATATCTGCAGGTGCCCAGAGACGTGGGGCGGGCGCGACTGTTCTGTGCAGCTCACTGGCTGCCAGGGCCACACCTGCCCACTGGCTGCCACCTGCATCCCTATCTTCGAGTCTGGGGTCCACAGTTATGTCTGCCACTGCCCACCTGGTACCCATGGACCTTTCTGTGGCCAGAATACCACCTTCTCTGTGATGGCTGGGAGACCCATTCAGGCATCAGTGCCAGCTGGTGGCCCCCTGGGTCTGGCACTGAGGTTTCGCACTACGCTGCCTGCTGGGACCTTGGCCACTCGCAATGACACCAGGGAAAGCTTGGAGCTGGCATTGGTGGCAGCCACACTTCAGGCCACACTCTGGAGCCACGGCACCACTGTGCTTGTCCTGAGACTGCCAGACCTGGGCCTAAATGATGGCCATTGGCACCAGGTGGAGGTGGTGCTCCACCTAGCGACCCTGGAGCTACGGCTCTGGCATGAGGGCTGCCCTGCCCGGCTCTGTGTGGCCTCTGGTCCTGTGGCCCTGGCTCCCACGGCTTCAGCAACTCCACTGCCTACTGGGATCTCCTCCGCCCAGCTGGGGGACGCGACCTTTGCAGGCTGTCTCCAGGACGTGCGTGTGGATGGGCACCTCCTGCTGCCTGAGGATCTCGGCGAGAACGTCCTCCTGGGCTGCGAGCGCCGAGAGCAGTGCCAGCCTCTGCCTTGTGTCCATGGAGGGTCCTGCGTGGATCTGTGGACTCATTTCCGTTGCAACTGTCCTCGACCCCACAGGGGTCCCACGTGTGCTGATG AGATTCCTGCTGCCACCTTTGGCTTGGGAGGCGCCCCAAGTTCTGTCTCCTTTCTGCTTCAAGAGCTGCCAGGCCCCAACCTCACACTGTCTTTCCTTCTCCGTACTCGGGAGTCCGCTGGCCTGTTGCTCCAGTTTGCCAATGACTCCGCAGCTGGTCTGACAGTATTCCTGAGCGAGGGTCGGATCCGGGCTGAGGCGCCGGGCGGTCCTGCTGTAGTGCTCCCTGGGCGCTGGGATGATGGGCTTCGTCACCTGGTGACGCTCAGCTTCGGGCCTGAGCAGCTGCAGGACCTGGGGCAGCACATGCACGTGGGTGGGAGGCTCCTTGCTGCTGACAGCCAGCCCTGGGGTGGGCCCTTCCGAGGCTGCCTCCAGGACCTGCGACTCGATGGCCGCCACCTCCCCTTCTTTCCTCTGCCACTGGATAACTCAAGCCAGCCGAGCGAGCTTGGCGGCAGGCAGTCCTGGAACCTCACCGCAGGCTGTGTCTCTGAAGACATGTGCAGT CCTGACCCCTGTTTCAATGGTGGGACTTGCCTCGTCACCTGGAATGACTTCCACTGTACCTGCCCTGCCAATTTCACAGGGCCTACGTGTGCCCAGCAGCTGTGGTGTCCCGGCCAGCCCTGTCTCCCACCTGCCACGTGTGAGGAGGTCCCTGATGgctttgtgt GTGTGGCGGAGGCCACGTTCCGCGAGGGTCCCCCCGTCGCGTTCAGCGGGCACAACGCATCGTCTGGGCGCTCACTCGGCAGCCTGTCGCTGGCCTTCCGCACGCGCGACTCCGAGGCCTGGCTGCTGCGTGTCACGGCGGGCGCCCTGGCAGGCGTGTGGCTAGCGGTGCGCAATGGCTCACTGGCGGGGGGCGTGCGCGGAGGCCACGGCCTCTCTGGTGCCCTGCTGCCCATACCTGGGCCGCGCGTGGCCGATGGTGCCTGGCACCGAGTGCGCCTGGCCATGGAGCGCCCGGCGGCCGCTCCCTCGCGCTGGCTGCTGTGGTTGGACGGTGCGGCCACCCCGGTGGCGCTGCGCGGCCTGGCCGGTGACCTGGGCTTCCTGCAGGGCCCAGGTGCCGCGCACATCCTGCTGGCCGAGAACTTCACCGGCTGCCTGGGCCGCGTGGCGCTGGGCGGCCTGCCCCTGCCCTTGGCGCGGCCCCGACCCGGCGTGGCCCCTGGAGCCCAAGAGCACTtcgctgcctggcctgggacgcCGGCCCCCATCCTCGGCTGCCGCGGCGCGCCCGTGTGTGCGCCCTCGCCCTGTCTGCATGGTGGTGACTGTCGCGACCTCTTCGACGCCTTCGCCTGCGCCTGCGGCCCGGGCTGGGAGGGCCCGCGCTGCGAGGCCCACGTCAACCCCTGTGACTCCGCGCCCTGCGCCCGTGGCCGCTGTCACACGCACCCCGACGGCCGCTTCGAGTGTCACTGCCCGCCTGGCTTCGGGGGCCCGCGCTGCAG GTTGCCTGTCCCATCCAAGGAATGTATCCTGAATGTCACCTGCCTCGACGGCAGCCCGTGTGAGGGTGGCTCTCCTGCTGCCAACTGCAGCTGCCTGGAGGGTCTTGCTGGCCAGAG GTGTCAGGTCCCCGCCCTCCCCTGTGAAACCAACCCCTGCTTGAATGGGGGCACCTGCCGGGCAGCTGGAGGGGTATCTGAATGTATCTGCAATGCCAGATTCTCCGGCCAGTTCTGTGAAGTGGTG AAGGGCGTGCCCCTGCCGCTGCCATTCCCGCTGCTGGAGGTGGCCGTGCCCGCAGCCTgtgcctgcctcctcctcctcctcctgggccttCTTTCAGGGATCCTGGCAGCCCGAAAGCGCCGCCAGTCCGAGGGCACCTACAGCCCAAGCCAGCAGGAGGTGGCTGGGGCCCGGCTGGAGATGGACAGTGTCCTCAAGGTGCCACCGGAGGAGAGACTCATTTAG
- the CRB2 gene encoding protein crumbs homolog 2 isoform X4 has translation MSCCCCCCSGPLPFPSWLGLDPDGFRCYCVPGFQGPRCELDIDECASRPCHHGATCRNLADRYECHCPLGYAGVTCETEVDECASAPCVHGGSCLDGVGSFRCVCAPGYGGTRCQLDLDECQSQPCAHGGTCHDLVNGFRCDCAGTGYEGTRCEQEVLECASAPCAHNASCLEGLGSFRCLCWPGYSGELCEVDEDECASSPCQHGGRCLQRSDPALYGGVQATLPGTFSFRHAAGFVCHCPPGFEGADCGVEVDECASRPCLNGGRCQDLPNGFQCHCPDGYAGRAGHGGGQCLAFLSRLRRRQLGRAGSSVPPHFPSLSARPPLSTCLEGMAMEPGALWTFLGHLWLLTGPTCEEDVDECLSDPCLHGGNCSDTVAGYICRCPETWGGRDCSVQLTGCQGHTCPLAATCIPIFESGVHSYVCHCPPGTHGPFCGQNTTFSVMAGRPIQASVPAGGPLGLALRFRTTLPAGTLATRNDTRESLELALVAATLQATLWSHGTTVLVLRLPDLGLNDGHWHQVEVVLHLATLELRLWHEGCPARLCVASGPVALAPTASATPLPTGISSAQLGDATFAGCLQDVRVDGHLLLPEDLGENVLLGCERREQCQPLPCVHGGSCVDLWTHFRCNCPRPHRGPTCADEIPAATFGLGGAPSSVSFLLQELPGPNLTLSFLLRTRESAGLLLQFANDSAAGLTVFLSEGRIRAEAPGGPAVVLPGRWDDGLRHLVTLSFGPEQLQDLGQHMHVGGRLLAADSQPWGGPFRGCLQDLRLDGRHLPFFPLPLDNSSQPSELGGRQSWNLTAGCVSEDMCSPDPCFNGGTCLVTWNDFHCTCPANFTGPTCAQQLWCPGQPCLPPATCEEVPDGFVCVAEATFREGPPVAFSGHNASSGRSLGSLSLAFRTRDSEAWLLRVTAGALAGVWLAVRNGSLAGGVRGGHGLSGALLPIPGPRVADGAWHRVRLAMERPAAAPSRWLLWLDGAATPVALRGLAGDLGFLQGPGAAHILLAENFTGCLGRVALGGLPLPLARPRPGVAPGAQEHFAAWPGTPAPILGCRGAPVCAPSPCLHGGDCRDLFDAFACACGPGWEGPRCEAHVNPCDSAPCARGRCHTHPDGRFECHCPPGFGGPRCRLPVPSKECILNVTCLDGSPCEGGSPAANCSCLEGLAGQRCQVPALPCETNPCLNGGTCRAAGGVSECICNARFSGQFCEVVKGVPLPLPFPLLEVAVPAACACLLLLLLGLLSGILAARKRRQSEGTYSPSQQEVAGARLEMDSVLKVPPEERLI, from the exons GGTCTGGATCCCGACGGCTTCCGCTGCTACTGCGTGCCGGGTTTCCAGGGCCCTCGCTGTGAGCTGGACATCGATGAGTGTGCATCCCGGCCGTGCCACCATGGGGCCACCTGCCGCAACCTGGCCGATCGCTACGAGTGCCATTGCCCCCTTGGCTATGCAG GTGTGACCTGCGAGACGGAGGTAGACGAGTGCGCCTCGGCGCCCTGTGTGCACGGGGGCTCGTGCCTGGACGGCGTGGGCTCCTTCCGCTGTGTGTGCGCGCCGGGCTACGGGGGCACCCGTTGCCAGCTGGACCTTGACGAGTGCCAGAGCCAGCCATGTGCGCACGGGGGCACGTGCCACGACCTGGTCAATGG GTTCCGGTGCGACTGCGCGGGCACCGGCTACGAGGGCACGCGCTGCGAGCAGGAGGTGCTGGAGTGCGCATCGGCGCCCTGTGCGCACAACGCGTCCTGCCTCGAGGGTCTCGGGAGCTTCCGCTGCCTCTGTTGGCCAG GCTACAGCGGCGAGCTGTGTGAGGTGGACGAGGACGAGTGTGCATCGAGCCCCTGCCAGCACGGGGGCCGATGCCTGCAGCGCTCTGACCCGGCCCTCTACGGGGGCGTCCAGGCCACCTTACCTGGTACCTTCAGCTTCCGCCACGCTGCGGGCTTCGtgtgccactgccctcctggcttTGAGG GAGCCGACTGCGGTGTGGAGGTGGACGAGTGTGCCTCACGGCCATGCCTCAACGGAGGCCGCTGCCAGGACCTGCCCAATGGCTTCCAGTGTCACTGCCCAGATGGCTACGCAG GCCGTGCTGGGCATGGGGGAGGCCAGTGCCTGGCATTCCTGAGCAGGCTCCGAAGGAGGCAGCTGGGCCGGGCAGGGAGCTCtgtccctccccacttccccagccTCAGTGCCCGCCCACCACTCTCAACCTGTCTGGAGGGCATGGCAATGGAGCCGGGGGCTCTGTGGACCTTCCTGGGCCACCTGTGGCTCCTGACAG GGCCGACATGTGAGGAAGATGTGGATGAATGCCTGTCAGATCCCTGCCTGCATGGCGGAAACTGCAGTGACACTGTGGCAGGCTATATCTGCAGGTGCCCAGAGACGTGGGGCGGGCGCGACTGTTCTGTGCAGCTCACTGGCTGCCAGGGCCACACCTGCCCACTGGCTGCCACCTGCATCCCTATCTTCGAGTCTGGGGTCCACAGTTATGTCTGCCACTGCCCACCTGGTACCCATGGACCTTTCTGTGGCCAGAATACCACCTTCTCTGTGATGGCTGGGAGACCCATTCAGGCATCAGTGCCAGCTGGTGGCCCCCTGGGTCTGGCACTGAGGTTTCGCACTACGCTGCCTGCTGGGACCTTGGCCACTCGCAATGACACCAGGGAAAGCTTGGAGCTGGCATTGGTGGCAGCCACACTTCAGGCCACACTCTGGAGCCACGGCACCACTGTGCTTGTCCTGAGACTGCCAGACCTGGGCCTAAATGATGGCCATTGGCACCAGGTGGAGGTGGTGCTCCACCTAGCGACCCTGGAGCTACGGCTCTGGCATGAGGGCTGCCCTGCCCGGCTCTGTGTGGCCTCTGGTCCTGTGGCCCTGGCTCCCACGGCTTCAGCAACTCCACTGCCTACTGGGATCTCCTCCGCCCAGCTGGGGGACGCGACCTTTGCAGGCTGTCTCCAGGACGTGCGTGTGGATGGGCACCTCCTGCTGCCTGAGGATCTCGGCGAGAACGTCCTCCTGGGCTGCGAGCGCCGAGAGCAGTGCCAGCCTCTGCCTTGTGTCCATGGAGGGTCCTGCGTGGATCTGTGGACTCATTTCCGTTGCAACTGTCCTCGACCCCACAGGGGTCCCACGTGTGCTGATG AGATTCCTGCTGCCACCTTTGGCTTGGGAGGCGCCCCAAGTTCTGTCTCCTTTCTGCTTCAAGAGCTGCCAGGCCCCAACCTCACACTGTCTTTCCTTCTCCGTACTCGGGAGTCCGCTGGCCTGTTGCTCCAGTTTGCCAATGACTCCGCAGCTGGTCTGACAGTATTCCTGAGCGAGGGTCGGATCCGGGCTGAGGCGCCGGGCGGTCCTGCTGTAGTGCTCCCTGGGCGCTGGGATGATGGGCTTCGTCACCTGGTGACGCTCAGCTTCGGGCCTGAGCAGCTGCAGGACCTGGGGCAGCACATGCACGTGGGTGGGAGGCTCCTTGCTGCTGACAGCCAGCCCTGGGGTGGGCCCTTCCGAGGCTGCCTCCAGGACCTGCGACTCGATGGCCGCCACCTCCCCTTCTTTCCTCTGCCACTGGATAACTCAAGCCAGCCGAGCGAGCTTGGCGGCAGGCAGTCCTGGAACCTCACCGCAGGCTGTGTCTCTGAAGACATGTGCAGT CCTGACCCCTGTTTCAATGGTGGGACTTGCCTCGTCACCTGGAATGACTTCCACTGTACCTGCCCTGCCAATTTCACAGGGCCTACGTGTGCCCAGCAGCTGTGGTGTCCCGGCCAGCCCTGTCTCCCACCTGCCACGTGTGAGGAGGTCCCTGATGgctttgtgt GTGTGGCGGAGGCCACGTTCCGCGAGGGTCCCCCCGTCGCGTTCAGCGGGCACAACGCATCGTCTGGGCGCTCACTCGGCAGCCTGTCGCTGGCCTTCCGCACGCGCGACTCCGAGGCCTGGCTGCTGCGTGTCACGGCGGGCGCCCTGGCAGGCGTGTGGCTAGCGGTGCGCAATGGCTCACTGGCGGGGGGCGTGCGCGGAGGCCACGGCCTCTCTGGTGCCCTGCTGCCCATACCTGGGCCGCGCGTGGCCGATGGTGCCTGGCACCGAGTGCGCCTGGCCATGGAGCGCCCGGCGGCCGCTCCCTCGCGCTGGCTGCTGTGGTTGGACGGTGCGGCCACCCCGGTGGCGCTGCGCGGCCTGGCCGGTGACCTGGGCTTCCTGCAGGGCCCAGGTGCCGCGCACATCCTGCTGGCCGAGAACTTCACCGGCTGCCTGGGCCGCGTGGCGCTGGGCGGCCTGCCCCTGCCCTTGGCGCGGCCCCGACCCGGCGTGGCCCCTGGAGCCCAAGAGCACTtcgctgcctggcctgggacgcCGGCCCCCATCCTCGGCTGCCGCGGCGCGCCCGTGTGTGCGCCCTCGCCCTGTCTGCATGGTGGTGACTGTCGCGACCTCTTCGACGCCTTCGCCTGCGCCTGCGGCCCGGGCTGGGAGGGCCCGCGCTGCGAGGCCCACGTCAACCCCTGTGACTCCGCGCCCTGCGCCCGTGGCCGCTGTCACACGCACCCCGACGGCCGCTTCGAGTGTCACTGCCCGCCTGGCTTCGGGGGCCCGCGCTGCAG GTTGCCTGTCCCATCCAAGGAATGTATCCTGAATGTCACCTGCCTCGACGGCAGCCCGTGTGAGGGTGGCTCTCCTGCTGCCAACTGCAGCTGCCTGGAGGGTCTTGCTGGCCAGAG GTGTCAGGTCCCCGCCCTCCCCTGTGAAACCAACCCCTGCTTGAATGGGGGCACCTGCCGGGCAGCTGGAGGGGTATCTGAATGTATCTGCAATGCCAGATTCTCCGGCCAGTTCTGTGAAGTGGTG AAGGGCGTGCCCCTGCCGCTGCCATTCCCGCTGCTGGAGGTGGCCGTGCCCGCAGCCTgtgcctgcctcctcctcctcctcctgggccttCTTTCAGGGATCCTGGCAGCCCGAAAGCGCCGCCAGTCCGAGGGCACCTACAGCCCAAGCCAGCAGGAGGTGGCTGGGGCCCGGCTGGAGATGGACAGTGTCCTCAAGGTGCCACCGGAGGAGAGACTCATTTAG
- the CRB2 gene encoding protein crumbs homolog 2 isoform X11, producing MAGRPIQASVPAGGPLGLALRFRTTLPAGTLATRNDTRESLELALVAATLQATLWSHGTTVLVLRLPDLGLNDGHWHQVEVVLHLATLELRLWHEGCPARLCVASGPVALAPTASATPLPTGISSAQLGDATFAGCLQDVRVDGHLLLPEDLGENVLLGCERREQCQPLPCVHGGSCVDLWTHFRCNCPRPHRGPTCADEIPAATFGLGGAPSSVSFLLQELPGPNLTLSFLLRTRESAGLLLQFANDSAAGLTVFLSEGRIRAEAPGGPAVVLPGRWDDGLRHLVTLSFGPEQLQDLGQHMHVGGRLLAADSQPWGGPFRGCLQDLRLDGRHLPFFPLPLDNSSQPSELGGRQSWNLTAGCVSEDMCSPDPCFNGGTCLVTWNDFHCTCPANFTGPTCAQQLWCPGQPCLPPATCVAEATFREGPPVAFSGHNASSGRSLGSLSLAFRTRDSEAWLLRVTAGALAGVWLAVRNGSLAGGVRGGHGLSGALLPIPGPRVADGAWHRVRLAMERPAAAPSRWLLWLDGAATPVALRGLAGDLGFLQGPGAAHILLAENFTGCLGRVALGGLPLPLARPRPGVAPGAQEHFAAWPGTPAPILGCRGAPVCAPSPCLHGGDCRDLFDAFACACGPGWEGPRCEAHVNPCDSAPCARGRCHTHPDGRFECHCPPGFGGPRCRLPVPSKECILNVTCLDGSPCEGGSPAANCSCLEGLAGQRWVWGPGNCEGVQ from the exons ATGGCTGGGAGACCCATTCAGGCATCAGTGCCAGCTGGTGGCCCCCTGGGTCTGGCACTGAGGTTTCGCACTACGCTGCCTGCTGGGACCTTGGCCACTCGCAATGACACCAGGGAAAGCTTGGAGCTGGCATTGGTGGCAGCCACACTTCAGGCCACACTCTGGAGCCACGGCACCACTGTGCTTGTCCTGAGACTGCCAGACCTGGGCCTAAATGATGGCCATTGGCACCAGGTGGAGGTGGTGCTCCACCTAGCGACCCTGGAGCTACGGCTCTGGCATGAGGGCTGCCCTGCCCGGCTCTGTGTGGCCTCTGGTCCTGTGGCCCTGGCTCCCACGGCTTCAGCAACTCCACTGCCTACTGGGATCTCCTCCGCCCAGCTGGGGGACGCGACCTTTGCAGGCTGTCTCCAGGACGTGCGTGTGGATGGGCACCTCCTGCTGCCTGAGGATCTCGGCGAGAACGTCCTCCTGGGCTGCGAGCGCCGAGAGCAGTGCCAGCCTCTGCCTTGTGTCCATGGAGGGTCCTGCGTGGATCTGTGGACTCATTTCCGTTGCAACTGTCCTCGACCCCACAGGGGTCCCACGTGTGCTGATG AGATTCCTGCTGCCACCTTTGGCTTGGGAGGCGCCCCAAGTTCTGTCTCCTTTCTGCTTCAAGAGCTGCCAGGCCCCAACCTCACACTGTCTTTCCTTCTCCGTACTCGGGAGTCCGCTGGCCTGTTGCTCCAGTTTGCCAATGACTCCGCAGCTGGTCTGACAGTATTCCTGAGCGAGGGTCGGATCCGGGCTGAGGCGCCGGGCGGTCCTGCTGTAGTGCTCCCTGGGCGCTGGGATGATGGGCTTCGTCACCTGGTGACGCTCAGCTTCGGGCCTGAGCAGCTGCAGGACCTGGGGCAGCACATGCACGTGGGTGGGAGGCTCCTTGCTGCTGACAGCCAGCCCTGGGGTGGGCCCTTCCGAGGCTGCCTCCAGGACCTGCGACTCGATGGCCGCCACCTCCCCTTCTTTCCTCTGCCACTGGATAACTCAAGCCAGCCGAGCGAGCTTGGCGGCAGGCAGTCCTGGAACCTCACCGCAGGCTGTGTCTCTGAAGACATGTGCAGT CCTGACCCCTGTTTCAATGGTGGGACTTGCCTCGTCACCTGGAATGACTTCCACTGTACCTGCCCTGCCAATTTCACAGGGCCTACGTGTGCCCAGCAGCTGTGGTGTCCCGGCCAGCCCTGTCTCCCACCTGCCACGT GTGTGGCGGAGGCCACGTTCCGCGAGGGTCCCCCCGTCGCGTTCAGCGGGCACAACGCATCGTCTGGGCGCTCACTCGGCAGCCTGTCGCTGGCCTTCCGCACGCGCGACTCCGAGGCCTGGCTGCTGCGTGTCACGGCGGGCGCCCTGGCAGGCGTGTGGCTAGCGGTGCGCAATGGCTCACTGGCGGGGGGCGTGCGCGGAGGCCACGGCCTCTCTGGTGCCCTGCTGCCCATACCTGGGCCGCGCGTGGCCGATGGTGCCTGGCACCGAGTGCGCCTGGCCATGGAGCGCCCGGCGGCCGCTCCCTCGCGCTGGCTGCTGTGGTTGGACGGTGCGGCCACCCCGGTGGCGCTGCGCGGCCTGGCCGGTGACCTGGGCTTCCTGCAGGGCCCAGGTGCCGCGCACATCCTGCTGGCCGAGAACTTCACCGGCTGCCTGGGCCGCGTGGCGCTGGGCGGCCTGCCCCTGCCCTTGGCGCGGCCCCGACCCGGCGTGGCCCCTGGAGCCCAAGAGCACTtcgctgcctggcctgggacgcCGGCCCCCATCCTCGGCTGCCGCGGCGCGCCCGTGTGTGCGCCCTCGCCCTGTCTGCATGGTGGTGACTGTCGCGACCTCTTCGACGCCTTCGCCTGCGCCTGCGGCCCGGGCTGGGAGGGCCCGCGCTGCGAGGCCCACGTCAACCCCTGTGACTCCGCGCCCTGCGCCCGTGGCCGCTGTCACACGCACCCCGACGGCCGCTTCGAGTGTCACTGCCCGCCTGGCTTCGGGGGCCCGCGCTGCAG GTTGCCTGTCCCATCCAAGGAATGTATCCTGAATGTCACCTGCCTCGACGGCAGCCCGTGTGAGGGTGGCTCTCCTGCTGCCAACTGCAGCTGCCTGGAGGGTCTTGCTGGCCAGAGGTGGGTCTGGGGGCCTGGGAACTGTGAGGGGGTCCAATGA